One genomic window of Fusarium fujikuroi IMI 58289 draft genome, chromosome FFUJ_chr01 includes the following:
- a CDS encoding related to manganese resistance protein, translating to MKEASPDPPNIDGSRSGAQPAAPTAQGLNEHSNITQHKELNEKQNGSSGSVNGGDPQGPSRNNSSLLKALSAGHVPSHSSSQVARPGSVIETPNKAEEPSQEKPNSTSKMNRFFAEVKRSVKISIFHSWLNILLIFVPVGIAVSQVDSISGGIVFGLNAVAIIPLAGLLAFATESVARKMGDALGALLNVTFGNAVELIIFISALTKNEIRIVQASLLGSILANLLLILGMSMLLGGLRFREQVYNSTVTQMSACLLSLSVISLVLPTAFHASFRDNALADQQSLKISRGTSIVLLLVYVIYLMFQLKSHAYMYESTPQHIIDAELAPGPAAGLLDSSSSDDSSSSSSDSSDSDSSHGTMRKKMKKVLRNRRHRRSSTASVDTADTKGTRSTSFTTTNTTPQDEVSEATASRHRIPRFPSYEGSESAIEEEDEEEAKRSRRRRRYRRHRHRKSKKQARHAKKATGVTEAQNEMPENALQNNDEGEPRRVDFAVQGDLEAGPSNTGKRPFPLRGLSVKNIAPVFTEKSTVASTPVPHVRYGIRRTNSLPDRLQFRAPGAMLPSSVPPILTAPGAQMIAKEHENEEEHLTQAGAIILLLVSTALVAVCAEFLVDSIKEVVENSGVNEVGIGLIILPIVGNAAEHVTAIKVAYKNHMDLAIGVAVGSSIQIALLLTPVMVILGWILDKDMSLYFTLFETVCLFVSAFIVNFLVLDGRSNYLEGALLCAVYIIIAVVAFFYPDDGKASEWGGGS from the exons ATGAAGGAAGCTTCTCCTGATCCACCCAATATAGATGGCAGTCGCTCTGGTGCACAACCCGCAGCGCCCACTGCTCAGGGCTTGAATGAGCACAGCAACATCACTCAACACAAAGAGTTGAACGAAAAACAGAATGGCAGCTCTGGCTCTGTCAACGGCGGTGACCCTCAAGGTCCCAGCCGAAACAactcctctcttctcaaggcccTCTCTGCTGGCCATGTCCCGTCTCACTCATCGTCTCAGGTTGCACGGCCGGGGTCTGTCATAGAGACTCCCAACAAGGCCGAGGAGCCGTCACAAGAGAAACCCAATTCAACCAGCAAAATGAACAGATTCTTCGCTGAAGTTAAGCGAAGCGTCAAAATTTCCATCTTCCACAGTtggctcaacatcctcctcatcttcgtcccTGTTGGTATCGCAGTATCTCAGGTAGATAGCATTAGTGGAGGTATTGTTTTTGGACTTAATGCAGTTGCCATCATTCCTCTTGCTGGTCTCTTAGCTTTTGCTACCGAGTCTGTTGCCCGAAAGATGGGCGATGCTCTTGGCGCGTTGCTGAATGTCACCTTTG GTAACGCCGTGGAACTCattatcttcatctcagccttgacgaAAAACGAAATTCGCATTGTTCAGGCATCTCTATTAGGTTCAATCTTAGCGAATTTATTGCTTATCCTAG GTATGAGCATGCTTCTTGGTGGCTTGCGCTTCAGAGAGCAAGTCTATAACAGTACTGTCACTCAAATGAGTGCTTGTTTGCTCAGTTTGAGTGTTATCAGCCTTGTTCTGCCG ACAGCCTTTCATGCTTCCTTCCGAGACAATGCTCTCGCTGACCAGCAATCCCTCAAAATCAGCCGTGGAACGAGCATA GTCCTGCTGCTTGTATACGTCATCTATCTCATGTTCCAGCTCAAATCTCATGCTTACATGTATGAGTCGACTCCTCAGCATATCATCGATGCTGAGTTGGCCCCTGGACCCGCTGCCGGCCTTCTGGATTCTTCCAGCTCTGACGACAGTTCATCCTCAAGTTCAGATTcatctgactctgactcaTCCCATGGTACAATGCGTAAGAAAATGAAGAAGGTTCTACGAAATAGGCGGCATAGAAGATCTAGCACTGCTTCGGTTGATACCGCTGATACCAAAGGAACCCGCAGCACCTCGTTCACAACGACAAACACCACCCCGCAGGATGAGGTCTCTGAGGCAACAGCTTCGCGTCATCGTATTCCTCGCTTTCCATCTTACGAGGGTAGTGAGAGTGccattgaagaagaggatgaagaagaggcaaaGCGTTCACGTCGACGCCGTCGATATCGCCGACATAGGCACCGCAAGAGCAAAAAGCAAGCTCGtcatgccaagaaggccacaGGCGTTACTGAGGCACAGAATGAGATGCCCGAAAACGCTCTGCAGAACAATGACGAAGGTGAGCCTCGACGTGTGGACTTCGCCGTCCAGGGTGACCTTGAGGCTGGCCCCTCAAACACCGGCAAACGGCCATTTCCCCTTCGGGGATTGTCTGTCAAAAACATCGCCCCCGTTTTCACTGAAAAGTCGACGGTGGCATCTACTCCCGTCCCTCACGTTCGCTATGGAATTAGGCGCACAAATTCTCTCCCGGACCGTCTTCAGTTTCGAGCGCCAGGCGCCATGTTGCCCTCTTCTGTTCCTCCAATCTTGACTGCCCCTGGTGCTCAAATGATCGCCAAGGAACATGAGAACGAAGAAGAACACCTCACCCAAGCTGGTGCCatcattctcctcctcgtctccaCAGCTTTAGTTGCAGTTTGCGCTGAATTTCTGGTTGATTCTATTAAAGAGGTCGTTGAGAATTCTGGAGTCAATGAGGTCGGAATTGGTCTCATCATTCTCCCCATTGTTGGCAACGCTGCTGAACATGTCACCGCCATCAAGGTCGCATACAAAAATCACATGGATCTTGCGATCGGTGTGGCTGTAGGCAGCTCCATTCAAATTGCTCTACTCCTTACTCCCGTCATGGTTATTCTCGGATGGATCCTGGACAAGGACATGTCTCTTTACTTTACACTATTTGAGACCGTCTGTCTGTTCGTTTCGGCGTTTATTGTCAACTTCCTTGTCCTGGACGGACGAAGCAATTATCTTGAAGGTGCTCTGCTCTGTGCGGTGTACATCATCATTGCTGTTGTAGCTTTCTTCTATCCCGATGACGGGAAAGCCAGCGAGTGGGGTGGAGGCAGTTAG
- a CDS encoding related to polysaccharide synthase Cps1, with protein sequence MSDAETQSIGRSHFPGLAGLLALPMPSFNFWYSTTFWLYLFVGLWVHRYLRLLVHCVSHWTYKSKPIPSKPTFTSKDVTVVIPTIHNAFEELRPSIESILACEPAELILVTTHDKRKDLQRLADSLVFPKARVLDTPIANKRLQVCEALPKVETPITIMADDDVTWPSTLMPWILAPFEDPQIGGVGTCQRVRREHDGSWSTKAWNWLGAAYIERRNFEISATHNIDGGTSCMSGRTGAYRSEILSSHDFLHGFKNEKWRKWILNADDDNFVTRWLVSHQWKTWIQYDKECEIETTLENSTKFLYQCSRWARSNWRSNWTSMVTERYIWKQQLWCTYALHFATFTSLAFVVDPLLLASCWWGTADWDVQNRRYAFWAQFIFMFAFTKVVKLMGLFIRNPSDIMFLPVSVIFGYFHGLVKLYALITLNMTSWGSRADGDANDEQRLAPAPQPSIVLKTPPGKGSLIRYNARQKGRQPQAQQVAWEKSDYAAYDSSTSYVPIRVHTPMAMTPNTTKLHTNETSINSQCWVI encoded by the exons ATGTCTGACGCTGAGACTCAAAGCATTGGGCGCAGCCATTTTCCTGGTCTTGCTGGTTTGTTAGCACTgccaatgccttctttcAACTTTTGGTACTCAACGACCTTTTGGTTGTACCTTTTTGTAGGCCTTTG GGTTCATCGCTATCTCCGCCTTCTAGTTCATTGCGTCAGCCATTGGACATATAAGTCGAAGCCCATCCCCAGCAAACCGACATTCACGAGTAAGGATGTGACTGTGGTTATCCCAACCATTCACAATGCTTTCGAGGAGCTGCGCCCTTCTATTGAGAGCATTCTTGCTTGCGAGCCTGCCGAGTTGATTCTGGTCACAACGCATGATAAGCGAAAAGACCTCCAGCGCCTGGCAGACTCCCTGGTTTTCCCCAAAGCCCGTGTTCTGGATACTCCTATTGCCAACAAGCGCCTGCAGGTGTGTGAGGCGCTCCCCAAGGTCGAGACTCCCATCACTATCATGGCGGACGATGATGTGACCTGGCCCTCGACTCTTATGCCCTGGATCCTCGCTCCATTTGAAGACCCTCAAATCGGCGGTGTAGGAACTTGTCAACGAGTTCGACGGGAGCATGATGGCTCTTGGTCAACCAAGGCCTGGAACTGGCTGGGTGCAGCTTACATTGAGCGTCGAAATTTTGAGATATCAGCCACCCACAACATCGATGGCGGCACCTCATGCATGTCTGGTCGTACCGGCGCCTACCGCTCTGAAATCCTCTCTAGTCATGACTTTCTCCACGGcttcaagaacgagaagTGGAGAAAGTGGATTTTGAATGCTGACGACGACAACTTTGTGACTCGTTGGCTGGTAAGCCACCAATGGAAGACATGGATCCAGTACGACAAGGAGTGTGAGATCGAGACAACTTTGGAGAACAGCACCAAATTTCTGTACCAATGTTCTCGTTGGGCCCGAAGCAACTGGCGAAGCAACTGGACCAGCATGGTAACTGAACGCTATATTTGGAA GCAACAATTGTGGTGCACATATGCTCTTCACTTCGCGACTTTTACTTCGCTGGCCTTTGTCGTTGATCCGCTTCTCCTAGCTTCATGCTGGTGGGGAACTGCGGACTGGGATGTCCAGAATCGCCGATACGCGTTCTGGGCTCAGTTTATCTTCATGTTTGCGTTCACGAAGGTAGTCAAGCTGATGGGTCTGTTTATTCGAAACCCAAGCGATATCATGTTCCTGCCCGTTTCCGTCATATTTGGATATTTCCACGGATTGGTCAAGCTGTACGCCCTGATCACTTTGAATATG ACTTCATGGGGTAGCCGAGCTGATGGAGATGCAAACGATGAGCAGCGACTTGCTCCCGCCCCTCAGCCTTCAATCGTTTTAAAGACACCTCCAGGCAAGGGATCGCTTATTCGATATAACGCTCGTCAAAAGGGACGGCAACCTCAGGCACAGCAAGTCGCATGGGAAAAGAGCGACTATGCAGCCTATGATTCAAGCACCTCGTATGTGCCCATACGAGTGCATACACCAATGGCAATGACGCCAAACACCACCAAGCTGCACACGAACGAAACTTCGATCAATTCACAGTGTTGGGTAATCTGA
- a CDS encoding G protein-coupled receptor family protein, which produces MSEPGSYKQRKEDFVSNLSGGSVAEINYVTSVAAVAIILWSVLQARQSFFEPYTVLAFTVDFLLNVGAILLSITLYSKSPLLLNLLLITPAILIFVLPPQSASRKKKLKVPPNARSKENSGQLDVLSTKPFLTNFRGCMMIVTCVAILAVDFRLFPRRFAKVETWGTSLMDLGVGSFVFSAGLVAARPVLREKAIGRTTGRATPLSHRIVHSLRHSIPLLVLGLIRFLSVKGLDYAEHVTEYGIHWNFFFTLGFLPPFVAIFQSALKWIPSFAALSLLVGVTYQILLETTSLKAYVLTAPRTDLISMNREGIFSFIGYLAIFLAGQDTGMFVIPRNIPPKSTASPGAQRNTLLMTMAVWGGVWTGLYLLSTNYHYGFGLAVSRRMANLPYVLWVVAFNTLQLLGFAVIDTIFFPTFYNAQDAKTEKEAYTQATSRVIRAYNRNGLAIFLLANLLTGLVNMTVNTLDATPVLTMGILVAYTATITGVAVALDAYNISIKL; this is translated from the exons ATGTCTGAACCCGGGAGCTACAAGCAACGAAAGGAGGACTTTGTGTCCAATCTCTCTGGCGGCTCTGTCGCAGAAATCAATTATGTTACATCCGTTGCGGCT GTAGCAATTATTCTATGGTCCGTCCTCCAAGCCCGCCAGTCCTTCTTCGAACCATATACCGTACTCGCATTCACTGTTGATTTCCTTCTCAACGTTGGAGCCATTCTCCTGTCAATAACTCTCTATTCAAAATCACCGCTTCTTCTgaaccttcttctcattaCGCCTGCGattctcatcttcgtcctcccaCCTCAATCTGCGAGccgaaagaagaagctcaaggtccCTCCAAATGCGCGGTCCAAGGAAAACTCCGGGCAGCTTGATGTCTTATCAACGAAGCCTTTTCTTACAAACTTTCGCGGTTGCATGATGATTGTCACCTGTGTGGCCATTCTTGCTGTCGATTTCCGCTTGTTTCCGAGACGGTTTGCCAAGGTTGAGACCTGGGGTACTTCTCTGATGGACTTAGGTGTTGGATCCTTTGTCTTCTCAGCCGGCCTTGTTGCAGCTCGTCCTGTACTGCGTGAGAAAGCGATAGGTCGCACAACAGGCCGGGCAACACCCCTTTCCCACCGGATCGTGCATTCGCTGCGCCATTCTATCCCACTACTAGTGCTTGGGCTGATACGTTTCCTGAGTGTCAAGGGTCTGGACTACGCCGAACATGTGACAGAATACGGTATTCACtggaacttcttcttcaccctTGGTTTTCTGCCCCCATTTGTTGCCATCTTCCAGTCAGCTCTGAAATGGATTCCTTCATTTGCAGCCCTGTCGTTGTTGGTGGGCGTTACATATCAAATTCTGCTTGAAACCACTAGTCTAAAGGCGTACGTCTTGACGGCACCTAGGACCGACCTAATCAGTATGAACCGGGAAGGTATTTTTAGCTTCATTGGATACCTGGCGATTTTCCTTGCTGGGCAAGATACGGGCATGTTTGTCATTCCCCGTAACATCCCTCCCAAGAGTACCGCCAGCCCTGGAGCCCAGAGGAACACCCTTCTGATGACCATGGCTGTTTGGGGTGGTGTCTGGACTGGGCTCTACTTGCTCTCCACGAATTATCACTATGGTTTCGGCTTGGCAGTATCCCGTCGCATGGCGAACCTACCTTATGTTTTATGGGTTGTTGCCTTCAACACCTTGCAACTGCTGGGTTTTGCGGTCATCGATACGATATTCTTCCCTACCTTCTATAATGCTCAAGATGCAAAGACGGAGAAGGAGGCGTATACACAGGCCACCAGTCGTGTAATCCGAGCATACAATCGTAACGGACTggccatcttcttgttggcaAACTTGTTGACTGGTTTGGTCAATATGACAGTCAACACGCTGGATGCTACCCCCGTACTGACAATGGGAATATTAGTTGCATATACTGCAACGATTACAGGGGTCGCGGTAGCATTAGATGCTTATAatatcagcatcaagcttTAA
- a CDS encoding related to ser/thr protein kinase KIN4, translated as MSSAALQTAPHQHTALASSPLSTPSSRQYRPSHSSPNGNGQAYNAQQTSTASSSSRRPPSRKTNDSAPSPSYHLAPGFGSPVTASAPNDQEPSASASDWQDNMPPVAPPRTSSNHQGGSSRRSQYSNEKPTNSPRRNESTRTGSRGDSAAAENGHRSSKADTAARASSRDGRAAITSMPVRSAHSTPSKPVHDATDSLTKAIAAAQDAIDRDRNHAAAQHNNVEDAAAPPPVVATGDHHEERRGQRSRHDHSRSHKGNTKFGDFILGNTIGEGEFGKVKLGWKQDSSVQVAIKLIKRDSVGSNPSRFAKIYREVAILRGVQHPNIVRLIDKVETDRHIGIILEYASGGELFDYILNHRYLKDNAARRLFAQLVSGVGYLHKKGIVHRDLKLENLLLDRNRNIIITDFGFANTFDPNEELSKEEELNLTDKEFVKRMGLHRVKMNGSRKGDLMQTSCGSPCYAAPELVVSDSLYTGRKVDVWSCGVILYAMLAGYLPFDDDPANPEGDNINLLYKYIVTTPLTFPEYVTPHARDLLRRILVPNPRKRADLFEVARHSWLSEYANLVEFITSSTTLPSEVPDSGVSPDDYAEAPTIARSSSVREASKQKQSHPPVVGGLAKTHGSVDPESETTHRSTPKDAKRRTVQVEYVAPTTKTQRGADAAPSKPSSHSLQQQAPVDVPEANTEKPLPREPPMAKDNPSRTQSRRPQSSHKSAVPHRPARDTRATSDNAFMTGPTNTARPRTQGSMQSSASMGLQSHGNYGQPVPPTIADTNAHGRIQQPQNPEDEENIAKTVGSVPPKVMKMSTFQNETKSTGRGHKRSNTLGDLGNKIMGRSGSIFGGRSKKRPEQQQQPDKSRKYPPVSMPTTMMPGEEAGPRPSMESKASRRSFSLGLGKKRSGSVQGSSDKKDRRFSLVKAMGLGKDQGSVTGSEADSQQDLPIQHPRAEQLRGYSAHEEARHSEPYFDAPYEQYPQRDTAQSSPVYHTRHANAQQQDGRRPSAIPTYIQGSHLNTGSDSSVDVRRPPTDSRSRPYQADFSESEGYDGRPVGSSRDDRSSVLQKSHKKFADAYDGENYRGHEGSSGAAKRVMDFFRRRGKARGGEDR; from the exons ATGTCGTCGGCTGCCTTACAGACGGCCCCCCATCAACACACCGCTCTGGCCTCGTCCCCCTTGAGCACACCGTCGTCCCGCCAGTACAGGCCCTCGCACTCATCCCCTAATGGTAACGGCCAGGCGTACAATGCCCAGCAGACCTCGAccgcttcttcatcttcgcgaCGACCTCCTTCACGAAAAACGAACGACAGCGCTCCCTCACCTTCTTACCATCTAGCTCCCGGCTTCGGTTCACCCGTCACCGCCTCGGCGCCTAACGATCAAGAACCTTCAGCCTCTGCCTCCGACTGGCAAGACAACATGCCTCCCGTCGCTCCCCCAAGGACCTCGTCCAACCACCAAGGTGGTAGTTCGCGGAGGTCTCAGTATTCTAACGAAAAGCCGACCAATTCTCCTCGTCGAAACGAATCCACTCGAACTGGTTCGCGTGGTGATTCAGCGGCTGCCGAGAACGGTCACCGAAGCAGCAAGGCTGACACTGCTGCCCGAGCCAGTAGCCGAGACGGCAGGGCCGCAATCACTTCCATGCCAGTCCGATCCGCACACAGCACGCCCTCGAAACCCGTCCACGATGCCACTGATAGCTTGACGAAAGcaattgctgctgctcaagATGCCATCGACCGGGATCGCAATCATGCTGCAGCCCAGCACAACAACGTCGAAGATGCCGCAGCGCCGCCTCCTGTTGTCGCGACGGGTGATCACCATGAGGAACGACGAGGACAACGAAGTCGGCACGATCATAGCCGAAGCCACAAGGGCAATACCAAGTTTGGCGATTTTATTCTGGGCAACACTATCGGTGAAGGTGAATTTGGCAAAGTGAAACTGGGTTGGAAGCAGGACAGTAGCGTCCAG GTTgctatcaagctcatcaagagaGACAGTGTGGGTAGCAACCCCTCTCGTTTCGCCAAGATTTACCGCGAAGTTGCCATCCTTCGCGGAGTCCAGCACCCTAATATTGTGCGTCTAATCGACAAGGTCGAGACAGACCGACACATTGGTATCATCCTCGAGTATGCGTCTGGTGGTGAACTTTTTGACTACATCCTTAACCACCGTTATCTCAAGGACAACGCGGCTCGTCGCTTGTTTGCCCAGCTCGTGTCTGGTGTTGGATATCTCCATAAGAAGGGAATCGTACATCGGGATCTGAAACTGGAAAACCTGCTTCTCGATCGAAACCGCAACATTATTATTACCGACTTCGGCTTCGCCAACACCTTTGACCCCAATGAAGAATTGAGtaaggaggaagagcttaATCTCACAGATAAGGAATTTGTGAAGCGAATGGGCTTACACCGGGTCAAGATGAACGGATCTAGGAAGGGTGACCTCATGCAGACAAGTTGTGGTAGTCCTTGTTATGCTGCGCCTGAACTGGTTGTCAGTGATTCTCTTTATACTGGACGCAAGGTGGACGTCTGGAGTTGCGGTGTCATTTTG TATGCCATGCTCGCCGGTTACCTCCCCTTCGACGATGACCCCGCCAATCCCGAAGGCGACAACATCAACCTTTTATACAAGTATATCGTGACAACGCCTCTAACCTTCCCTGAATACGTCACCCCTCACGCTCGAGACCTCCTCCGCCGCATACTCGTGCCCAACCCTCGCAAGAGAGCGGATCTATTCGAAGTTGCTCGGCACAGCTGGCTGAGTGAATACGCGAACCTCGTTGAATTCATCACAAGCTCGACAACGTTACCATCAGAAGTCCCCGATTCGGGTGTATCACCAGACGATTACGCCGAGGCCCCAACGATTGCTCGAAGCTCTTCTGTCCGCGAAGCTTCGAAGCAAAAACAATCTCATCCTCCTGTTGTTGGAGGACTGGCGAAGACTCATGGCAGCGTCGATCCCGAATCTGAGACTACTCATCGCAGCACACCGAAAGATGCAAAGCGAAGAACAGTCCAGGTTGAATACGTGGCCCCTACGACGAAAACTCAGCGTGGTGCAGATGCCGCGCCTTCAAAACCTAGTTCACATTCCCTCCAACAGCAGGCACCAGTGGATGTGCCTGAAGCCAATACTGAgaagcctcttcctcgtgaACCTCCTATGGCAAAGGACAACCCTTCTCGTACCCAGTCAAGACGTCCACAGAGCTCGCACAAGAGTGCTGTTCCCCACAGGCCAGCTCGCGATACTCGCGCCACTTCCGACAATGCCTTTATGACTGGGCCAACCAACacagcaaggccaaggaccCAGGGTTCAATGCAATCTTCTGCATCAATGGGTCTGCAGTCTCATGGGAACTATGGTCAGCCTGTACCTCCCACTATTGCCGATACAAACGCACACGGTCGAATTCAACAGCCTCAGAAtcctgaggatgaggagaacATCGCCAAGACTGTGGGTAGTGTTCCTCCCaaggtgatgaagatgtcgacTTTCCAGAATGAGACAAAGTCGACAGGCAGAGGTCACAAGAGGTCAAACACTCTCGGTGATCTTGGTAACAAGATCATGGGTCGCAGCGGGTCTATCTTTGGGGGACGGTCTAAGAAGCGACcggagcagcagcagcagcctgacAAATCAAGGAAGTATCCTCCCGTCAGTATGCCCACCACCATGATGCCAGGTGAGGAAGCTGGTCCCAGGCCCTCCATGGAATCAAAGGCATCCCGACGATCATTCTCTCTCGGCCTTGGAAAGAAGCGTAGTGGCAGCGTTCAAGGCTCTAGTGATAAGAAGGACCGTCGGTTCTCTCTGGTCAAGGCGATGGGACTTGGCAAGGACCAGGGAAGCGTAACTGGATCTGAGGCGGATTCACAGCAGGATTTGCCCATCCAACACCCTCGAGCTGAGCAGCTCCGTGGCTACAGCGCTCACGAAGAGGCTCGACATAGCGAACCCTACTTTGACGCCCCCTACGAACAATACCCCCAACGTGATACAGCACAGTCTAGCCCTGTGTACCACACACGCCATGCGAACGCTCAACAACAAGATGGCCGGAGACCCAGCGCAATCCCCACATATATACAAGGTAGTCATCTGAACACAGGCTCGGACTCATCAGTGGATGTACGGCGACCTCCCACTGATTCAAGGTCTCGCCCATACCAAGCGGATTTTTCAGAGTCTGAAGGTTATGATGGACGACCAGTCGGAAGCAGTCGCGACGACCGATCAAGTGTGCTTCAGAAGAGCCACAAGAAGTTTGCGGATGCGTACGATGGAGAGAATTACCGTGGGCACGAAGGAAGCAGCGGAGCCGCCAAGCGGGTAATGGATTTCTTCAGGAGACGCGGAAAGGCAAGGGGTGGTGAGGACCGGTGA